Proteins encoded by one window of Flavobacterium sp. N502540:
- a CDS encoding roadblock/LC7 domain-containing protein: MNEITTTLNDFLLHTKSSAALIINGKGKLITSLHLDYADSIAAMSSAIVSMSDKLLLDLEKGSLKQLFLKTSEGVIIGNKISGTNFIITFSKDGSNLGLLLRSTEETAAELSKNSLLK; this comes from the coding sequence ATGAATGAAATCACAACTACTCTAAACGATTTTCTGCTTCATACCAAATCTTCCGCAGCATTAATTATCAATGGAAAAGGAAAACTAATCACATCACTTCACTTAGACTATGCAGACAGTATTGCCGCAATGAGCTCTGCCATAGTATCGATGAGCGACAAATTATTATTAGATCTTGAAAAAGGCTCATTAAAACAACTCTTTTTAAAAACCTCAGAAGGAGTTATTATCGGAAACAAAATAAGCGGCACAAATTTCATTATTACATTTTCAAAAGACGGAAGCAATCTGGGTTTATTATTACGATCGACCGAGGAAACTGCTGCTGAGTTAAGCAAAAATTCACTGTTAAAATAA